A single genomic interval of Candidatus Gracilibacteria bacterium harbors:
- a CDS encoding DUF4143 domain-containing protein yields the protein MFQRNTYIDKFKEILLTSEKQYIVLVGDYGVGKTHLLNTLKEDGTLSDSETLFLDPFDTELQEKLGVKEESISTIILDSEHGVDIDYIRTFIESYQTDCRVIFTAEQKIDDERVEDFLLPFVSFREYSETMGAPINMGEIMNGAADIHAVNTAKDEYIHLGHLPRHIGNPETISSDFFEICTDMKSEMYDKEYEQFIEFFRALAMETGNCFKADKLAKLLGITRRKVNKYMEILLKKNVIKPVGAWVQDMETETSRHVKIYFSDLSIYRSLLSDMYYQGAMKMGAIENFIYLEIERKLHDSHDIYYYRKKSGSEVTFILEDKMTKKVTPIEVVSRDSSAISQAMKSFDSEYHDRVERYMIMNESLTERKELSGIPVFILPHAAI from the coding sequence ATGTTCCAAAGAAATACTTACATCGACAAGTTCAAGGAAATCCTCCTCACCAGTGAGAAACAATATATCGTTCTTGTGGGTGATTATGGAGTTGGGAAGACACATCTCCTCAATACACTCAAAGAAGATGGAACACTGAGTGATTCTGAGACGCTTTTTCTTGATCCATTCGATACAGAACTCCAAGAAAAACTCTGAGTCAAAGAAGAATCTATCAGCACTATTATTCTAGATAGTGAACATTGAGTTGATATTGATTATATTCGTACATTTATAGAATCATATCAGACTGATTGTAGAGTTATTTTTACGGCTGAACAAAAAATCGATGATGAACGCGTAGAAGATTTTCTACTCCCATTCGTGAGTTTCCGTGAATATAGCGAAACCATGGGGGCTCCTATAAACATGGGGGAGATCATGAATGGGGCAGCTGATATTCATGCGGTCAATACAGCAAAAGATGAATATATCCATCTCGGACATCTTCCTCGACATATTGGAAATCCAGAAACTATCTCTTCTGATTTTTTCGAAATATGTACAGATATGAAATCAGAAATGTACGATAAAGAATATGAACAATTCATAGAATTCTTTCGTGCACTGGCTATGGAGACAGGAAACTGCTTCAAGGCTGACAAACTCGCGAAACTTCTCGGCATCACACGACGGAAAGTAAATAAATACATGGAGATTCTCCTGAAAAAAAATGTCATAAAACCAGTTGGAGCTTGGGTACAAGACATGGAGACGGAGACTTCACGCCATGTGAAGATATACTTCAGTGATCTTTCTATATATCGTTCTCTCCTCTCTGATATGTACTATCAGGGAGCTATGAAGATGGGGGCAATCGAGAACTTCATCTACCTCGAGATCGAACGCAAGCTCCACGATTCTCATGACATATACTACTATCGCAAGAAGTCAGGATCAGAAGTTACCTTCATCCTCGAAGACAAGATGACAAAGAAAGTTACTCCGATTGAAGTAGTCAGTCGAGATTCATCTGCCATTTCTCAAGCAATGAAATCATTCGACTCTGAATATCATGACCGTGTCGAACGATATATGATCATGAATGAATCTCTCACGGAACGTAAAGAGCTCTCCTGAATTCCAGTATTTATCCTGCCACACGCAGCTATCTAA
- the pheS gene encoding phenylalanine--tRNA ligase subunit alpha encodes MLSLLNTLEKRVIDNLSQIDSEESLVEYKNTILGKTGELTVILKGLKDLSNEEKATVGKRANEIRDSLSGAIENRKNVIKRTEIESKLREEWEDMTIPLTPENGSLHPITQVRMDVEDTFRRMGFDIYESTEVTTEYLNFDAVNVAKNHPARDMQDTFWLEGDGNVLATQTSCMQNLLLKNQEPPIRVIIPGRVFRNEDVDATHENTFYQVEGIVVDKNIGMGHLKFTIKTMLSDLFGKEVTIRMRPGYFPFVEPGVEVDFSCPFCDGEGCRICKKSGWIEFMGAGLIHPNVIREGGLDPEIYSGFAFGFGLNRLVMIKYGIPDMRYFQNPDIRFLRQF; translated from the coding sequence ATGCTCTCCCTCCTCAATACCCTCGAAAAACGTGTCATCGATAACCTTTCTCAGATAGATTCTGAGGAATCTCTTGTAGAATACAAAAATACGATTCTCGGAAAAACGGGCGAACTCACTGTCATCCTCAAAGGACTCAAAGACCTCTCCAATGAAGAAAAAGCAACTGTCGGGAAACGTGCGAACGAGATTCGTGATTCCCTCTCAGGAGCCATAGAAAATCGGAAGAATGTGATAAAACGTACAGAAATAGAATCAAAACTGCGCGAAGAATGGGAAGATATGACTATTCCCCTCACTCCAGAAAATGGTAGTCTTCATCCGATTACTCAGGTTCGCATGGATGTTGAGGATACATTTAGGCGTATGGGTTTCGATATTTATGAATCAACCGAAGTGACGACAGAATACCTGAACTTCGATGCGGTGAATGTTGCCAAGAATCATCCAGCTCGTGATATGCAAGACACATTCTGGCTCGAATGAGATGGAAATGTTCTTGCTACTCAGACTTCTTGCATGCAGAATCTTCTTCTCAAGAACCAGGAACCACCAATTCGAGTGATTATTCCTGGTCGTGTATTTCGCAATGAAGATGTCGATGCCACTCACGAGAATACATTCTACCAAGTAGAAGGAATTGTGGTAGATAAAAATATTGGAATGGGACACCTGAAGTTCACTATCAAAACCATGCTGTCTGATCTTTTCGGAAAAGAAGTCACGATTCGTATGCGTCCTGGATATTTTCCATTCGTAGAACCAGGAGTTGAGGTAGACTTCTCTTGTCCATTCTGCGATGGAGAAGGATGTCGAATCTGCAAGAAATCAGGTTGGATTGAATTCATGGGAGCAGGACTCATTCATCCGAATGTTATCCGCGAAGGAGGACTTGACCCAGAGATTTATTCAGGATTTGCCTTCGGTTTCGGACTCAATCGCCTTGTGATGATCAAGTATGGGATTCCTGATATGCGTTACTTCCAGAATCCAGATATCCGATTTCTCCGACAATTTTAG